From a region of the Mycobacterium sp. SMC-8 genome:
- a CDS encoding mycobacterial-type methylenetetrahydrofolate reductase: protein MSLNTIALELVPPNVDRGREQAMEDAEKVLRCSAEAGLAGRIRHVMIPGMIEEDGDRPIEMKPKLDVLDFWNMIRPELPGIKGLCTQVTAFMDESALQKRLRLLGESGFEGIAFVGVPRTLNDGEGTGVAPTDALSIFDEVVDNRGVILIPTREGEHGRFNFKCDRGATYGMTQLLYSDAIVGFLKEFAESTDHRPEILLSFGFVPKVESRVGLINWLIQDPGNAAVEKEQEFVRTLSETDPDGRRKMMVELYKRVIDGVAELGFPLSVHYEATYGVNTAAFETLAEMLAYWAPDTASR from the coding sequence GTGAGCTTGAACACCATCGCTTTAGAGCTCGTGCCGCCCAATGTGGACCGGGGTCGCGAGCAGGCCATGGAGGACGCCGAAAAGGTGTTGCGCTGCTCGGCCGAAGCCGGACTGGCCGGCCGGATCCGGCACGTCATGATCCCCGGGATGATCGAGGAGGACGGCGACCGTCCCATCGAGATGAAGCCGAAGCTCGACGTCCTCGACTTCTGGAACATGATCCGACCCGAGCTGCCCGGCATCAAGGGGCTGTGCACCCAGGTCACCGCGTTCATGGACGAGTCCGCGCTGCAGAAGCGGCTGAGGTTGCTCGGGGAGAGCGGTTTCGAAGGCATCGCGTTCGTGGGAGTGCCCCGCACCCTCAACGACGGTGAGGGCACCGGCGTGGCCCCGACCGACGCGCTGTCGATCTTCGACGAGGTGGTCGACAACCGCGGGGTCATCCTTATCCCGACACGCGAGGGTGAGCACGGCCGGTTCAACTTCAAGTGCGACCGGGGCGCCACCTACGGCATGACCCAGCTGCTCTACTCGGATGCGATCGTCGGATTCCTCAAGGAGTTCGCCGAATCCACCGACCACCGGCCCGAGATCCTGCTGTCGTTCGGTTTCGTACCGAAAGTGGAGAGCCGGGTCGGCCTGATCAACTGGTTGATCCAGGACCCGGGCAACGCGGCCGTGGAGAAGGAGCAGGAGTTCGTCCGGACGCTGTCCGAGACCGACCCCGACGGACGGCGCAAGATGATGGTCGAGTTGTACAAGCGCGTCATCGACGGTGTGGCCGAGCTCGGGTTCCCGCTCAGCGTGCATTACGAGGCGACCTACGGGGTGAACACCGCCGCGTTCGAGACGTTGGCCGAGATGCTGGCCTACTGGGCGCCGGACACCGCTTCGCGCTGA
- a CDS encoding wax ester/triacylglycerol synthase family O-acyltransferase, translating into MSAKRVRLGLEDLLFIYGETSSSKMHVGGLLPFTPPADAPRDYLRQVIHDARRLDVMPPWNRKLANPRLQFSPLHSWVVDEDFDFDYHVRRSALASPGDERELGILVSRLHSNHLDLTRPPWELHVIEGLEGGRFALYMKIHHALVDGYTAMRMLERSLSTDPQTRDARMFFNVPTPSRSRQGGDGAGSPNPLTAALRTLSGVGSTVTNGVSSAVDLASALVNTQLRRDGDYRHISGSASAPHSILNARISRNRRFATQQYDFDRLKKLSALYGATINDVALTIIGGGLRKFLSELDELPDRSLIAFLPVNVRPKGDEGGGNAVGAMLAPMGTDIEDPVERLSTITTATRAAKTQLQSMSPAAIIAYSAALLAPAGGQIAGALTGVRPPWPYTFNLCVSNVPGPRERLYYNGSRLEATYPVSIPIHGMALNITLQSYADTVNLGFVGCRDRLPRLQRLAVFTGEALTELEAASEG; encoded by the coding sequence ATGAGCGCCAAGAGGGTCCGCCTCGGACTAGAGGACTTGCTGTTCATCTACGGCGAAACCTCGAGTTCGAAGATGCACGTCGGCGGTCTCCTGCCGTTTACTCCACCCGCCGATGCGCCGCGCGACTACCTGCGCCAGGTGATCCACGACGCCCGCCGGCTGGACGTAATGCCGCCGTGGAACCGCAAGCTGGCCAATCCGCGACTTCAGTTCAGCCCGCTGCACAGCTGGGTCGTCGACGAGGACTTCGACTTCGACTACCACGTGCGGCGCTCGGCGCTGGCCAGCCCGGGTGACGAACGCGAGCTCGGCATCCTGGTGTCCCGGCTGCACAGCAACCATCTCGACCTGACCAGACCGCCGTGGGAGCTGCATGTCATCGAGGGCCTGGAAGGTGGCCGGTTCGCGCTGTACATGAAGATCCACCACGCGCTCGTCGACGGTTACACCGCGATGCGGATGCTGGAACGCAGCCTGTCCACCGACCCGCAGACGCGGGACGCCCGGATGTTCTTCAATGTGCCCACCCCGTCGAGGAGCAGGCAGGGCGGCGACGGAGCCGGTTCCCCGAATCCGTTGACGGCCGCGCTGCGAACGCTCTCCGGGGTCGGTTCGACGGTGACGAACGGAGTGAGCTCGGCGGTCGATCTGGCGTCGGCGCTGGTGAACACGCAGTTGCGGCGTGACGGCGACTACCGGCACATCTCGGGGTCGGCGTCGGCGCCGCACAGCATCCTCAACGCGAGGATCAGCCGCAACCGGAGGTTCGCCACCCAGCAGTACGACTTCGACCGGCTCAAGAAACTGAGCGCTCTTTACGGGGCGACGATCAACGACGTCGCTCTCACCATCATCGGCGGCGGGCTGCGCAAGTTCCTGTCCGAGCTCGACGAGCTGCCGGACAGGTCGCTGATCGCGTTTCTACCCGTGAACGTGCGGCCCAAGGGCGATGAAGGCGGCGGCAACGCGGTGGGCGCGATGCTCGCCCCCATGGGCACCGACATCGAGGACCCGGTCGAGCGGCTGTCGACGATCACGACGGCCACGCGGGCGGCCAAGACGCAGCTGCAGTCGATGTCGCCGGCCGCGATCATCGCCTACAGCGCAGCGCTGCTGGCCCCGGCCGGCGGACAGATCGCCGGTGCGCTGACCGGGGTGAGACCGCCGTGGCCGTACACGTTCAATCTTTGCGTGTCCAATGTCCCCGGACCGCGGGAGCGCTTGTACTACAACGGTTCCCGGCTGGAAGCCACCTACCCGGTGTCGATTCCGATTCACGGAATGGCGTTGAACATCACGCTGCAGAGCTACGCCGACACGGTGAACCTCGGGTTCGTCGGCTGCCGCGACCGCCTGCCGCGGTTACAACGGCTGGCCGTGTTCACCGGCGAGGCCCTCACCGAACTGGAAGCCGCCTCGGAAGGCTAA
- a CDS encoding GAF domain-containing protein: MSTRTQDGSDPFEHWLSALAEIGEAVGGDEPVAEVLGRVARTACTLLGYDFCAVFLPDDGGRALTIEGSYGLSADYIAQVNANRPILVDARGDHEAPTSLAYRSGEVVTLEDIELVPDFTWGGVAQEQGYRALISVPLRRSGTVVGALNGYRAAPHRFDRAEVTLVTTLATQVAIALGTAQLRAKEQATIRELRRAEEIHTLLTATALRGEGVSGVATALSELLDRGVLIEDLYDEPLADVNGSALDPRGDDHVVAEVNLDGDTVARIHVAAADFELSGLDMRAVEHATVVTALELLRARTAAEVEQRIRGSLVADLLGADEAGIPALLDRARRLGWDLSGAQSLIALRPADERTLAAADRFVTGVTPRPLVALHRGDLVLVWPAGAEVPVQTAGRLLEFLRSARIPETPTAAVSRQVAARELPGCFRTVRGALDLAGERGAPAVIDLDEPTIDHLLLQLDDPGRLREFATAVLGRAADYDRARSTELLRTARVLLTHGLDRRAAAQALHLHPNTVAQRVRRLEELTGLSLARPADLLQLTAALTVARIASLG; encoded by the coding sequence ATGTCCACGCGCACACAAGATGGGTCGGATCCCTTCGAGCACTGGCTGAGCGCGCTCGCGGAGATCGGCGAAGCCGTGGGTGGCGACGAGCCCGTCGCCGAGGTGCTCGGCCGCGTGGCCCGCACCGCGTGCACGCTGCTCGGTTACGACTTCTGCGCGGTCTTCCTCCCTGATGACGGCGGTCGGGCGCTCACGATCGAAGGCTCGTATGGCCTCTCCGCCGACTACATCGCCCAGGTCAACGCGAATCGTCCGATTCTGGTGGATGCCCGGGGCGACCACGAGGCGCCGACCAGCCTCGCCTACCGCAGCGGAGAGGTGGTCACTCTCGAGGACATCGAGCTGGTGCCGGATTTCACCTGGGGTGGCGTCGCCCAGGAGCAGGGCTACCGCGCGCTGATCTCGGTACCGCTGCGGCGGTCCGGGACCGTGGTCGGTGCCCTCAACGGCTACCGCGCCGCACCCCATCGCTTCGACCGCGCCGAAGTCACCCTGGTGACCACACTCGCCACGCAGGTCGCGATCGCGCTGGGCACGGCACAGCTGCGCGCGAAGGAACAGGCGACGATTCGTGAACTCCGTCGCGCCGAGGAGATCCACACGCTGCTGACAGCCACCGCTCTGCGCGGCGAAGGCGTGTCCGGCGTGGCCACCGCGTTGTCGGAGCTCCTCGACCGCGGCGTGCTGATCGAGGACCTCTACGACGAGCCACTCGCCGACGTGAACGGGTCGGCGCTCGATCCACGCGGTGATGACCACGTCGTCGCCGAGGTGAACCTCGACGGCGACACGGTGGCGCGAATCCACGTGGCCGCGGCTGATTTTGAGCTGTCCGGGCTCGACATGCGCGCCGTCGAGCACGCCACGGTCGTCACCGCGCTCGAGCTGTTGCGGGCACGCACCGCAGCCGAGGTCGAGCAGCGGATCCGAGGGTCGTTGGTCGCCGACCTGCTCGGCGCCGACGAGGCCGGCATACCGGCGTTGCTCGACCGCGCCCGGCGCCTGGGCTGGGATCTGTCCGGTGCCCAGAGCCTGATCGCACTGCGCCCGGCCGATGAACGCACTCTGGCGGCGGCAGACCGTTTCGTCACCGGTGTGACACCGCGCCCGTTGGTGGCTCTGCATCGCGGCGACCTCGTCTTGGTCTGGCCCGCCGGCGCGGAGGTTCCGGTGCAGACCGCCGGCAGGCTGCTCGAATTCCTGCGCTCGGCAAGGATTCCCGAGACTCCGACCGCCGCGGTGTCACGTCAGGTCGCCGCGCGGGAACTGCCCGGCTGCTTCCGCACCGTCCGCGGCGCCCTCGATCTTGCCGGGGAGCGCGGCGCCCCGGCGGTGATCGACCTCGACGAACCGACCATCGACCACCTGTTGCTGCAACTCGACGACCCAGGCCGGCTGCGCGAGTTCGCGACCGCGGTGCTCGGTCGCGCGGCGGACTACGACCGCGCCCGGTCCACGGAGTTGTTGCGCACCGCCCGCGTGCTTCTCACACACGGCCTGGACAGACGTGCGGCAGCGCAGGCGCTGCATCTGCACCCGAACACCGTCGCCCAGCGAGTCCGCAGGCTGGAGGAACTGACCGGGCTGAGTCTGGCCCGGCCCGCCGATCTGCTGCAGCTCACCGCTGCCCTCACGGTCGCCCGGATCGCCTCGCTGGGCTAG
- a CDS encoding HNH endonuclease signature motif containing protein, with product MFDRLYAGLDEPALVAAIEQAAREEARAGARKMAAIAELVNLTVDEDDERGMWAFDPWKNAACQVGAALSISPQRASAQMCVATALRYRLPKVAALYLQGRLSARLISEITWRTHLVTDDIIAVVDAALAAKAQTWGPLSDEKLVNKINAVIERHDPDAVRRAKEVLKKRDVQIGAHEDPDAVTSLWGLLLAPDAAVYKARIARLVNGLCEADPRSIGERRSDAMGAIGRGEDHLRCRCGSSACTASGPAKSPVVIHVIADKAAVDAAKQVIAAEDREQQNIRVESERPQPESEPDESEPESRPGAEPVEPGLDCCAKDSCAKDSGVALLAGAQVLPVVALAEAIRSGALIKPLWLPGPDPEPHYQPSAKLAAFIRARDVFCRFPGCGVPAERCDIDHVVPYPYGPTHASNMHCKCRTHHLMKTFWGGPHGWRDEQLPDGTVIWTTPAGQTYTTTPGSRLFFPTWNTTTAHLPPMSPPPPGPGREVQMPKRQRTRAADRAARIKAEREHNAAQRLIEQQPQQPHPPPDYGNDPPPF from the coding sequence ATGTTCGATAGATTGTATGCGGGGTTGGATGAGCCGGCTCTGGTCGCTGCGATCGAACAGGCTGCGCGTGAGGAAGCCCGGGCCGGGGCGCGCAAGATGGCCGCGATCGCCGAGTTGGTGAATCTGACGGTCGATGAGGATGACGAACGAGGCATGTGGGCCTTCGATCCGTGGAAGAACGCCGCCTGCCAGGTCGGGGCCGCTTTGTCGATCAGCCCGCAGCGCGCCTCGGCTCAGATGTGTGTTGCGACGGCGCTGCGTTACCGACTGCCCAAGGTGGCGGCCCTGTACCTGCAGGGGCGCCTGAGCGCCCGGTTGATTTCGGAGATCACCTGGCGCACCCATCTGGTCACCGACGACATCATCGCCGTGGTTGACGCGGCGCTGGCAGCCAAGGCCCAGACGTGGGGACCGCTGTCGGACGAGAAACTGGTCAACAAGATCAACGCCGTGATCGAGCGCCACGACCCCGACGCGGTGCGCCGCGCCAAGGAGGTCCTCAAGAAGCGGGATGTGCAGATCGGGGCTCATGAGGACCCCGACGCGGTCACGTCGCTGTGGGGGTTGTTGTTGGCGCCGGACGCCGCGGTGTACAAGGCGCGGATTGCCCGACTGGTCAACGGTTTGTGTGAGGCGGATCCGCGTTCCATCGGTGAGCGGCGCTCCGATGCCATGGGCGCGATCGGTCGGGGCGAAGACCACCTGCGGTGCCGGTGCGGATCTTCGGCCTGCACCGCCAGCGGCCCGGCGAAATCGCCGGTGGTGATTCACGTGATCGCCGACAAGGCGGCCGTTGATGCCGCAAAGCAGGTGATCGCCGCCGAGGACCGCGAACAGCAGAACATCAGGGTCGAATCCGAACGTCCCCAGCCCGAGTCCGAACCTGACGAGTCCGAACCCGAGAGCCGGCCCGGGGCCGAACCTGTTGAGCCCGGTCTTGATTGCTGCGCCAAGGATTCCTGCGCCAAGGATTCCGGGGTGGCGTTGCTTGCGGGGGCTCAGGTCCTGCCGGTCGTGGCGTTGGCAGAAGCCATCCGCTCCGGAGCGTTGATCAAGCCGTTGTGGCTGCCTGGCCCCGATCCCGAACCGCACTACCAGCCCTCGGCGAAGCTGGCCGCGTTCATCCGCGCCCGCGATGTGTTCTGCCGCTTCCCGGGATGCGGTGTTCCCGCCGAGCGTTGCGACATCGACCACGTCGTGCCGTACCCCTACGGGCCCACTCACGCGTCGAACATGCACTGCAAGTGCCGAACTCACCACTTGATGAAAACCTTCTGGGGTGGCCCCCACGGCTGGCGCGACGAACAACTCCCCGATGGCACCGTCATCTGGACCACCCCGGCCGGGCAGACCTACACCACCACACCCGGCAGTCGACTGTTCTTCCCGACCTGGAACACCACCACCGCGCACCTGCCGCCGATGTCCCCACCCCCACCCGGGCCGGGCCGCGAGGTCCAGATGCCCAAACGCCAACGCACCCGCGCCGCGGACAGGGCTGCCCGCATCAAGGCCGAGCGTGAACACAACGCCGCCCAACGACTCATCGAGCAACAACCCCAACAGCCGCACCCGCCACCCGATTACGGCAACGACCCCCCACCCTTCTGA
- the hrpA gene encoding ATP-dependent RNA helicase HrpA, with product MPDPSPLDVRALRARLDGLTISDAARLERRLRQLREPSAEQLQRLAEKFTAGEALVASRLAAVPQITYPDLPVSERRDEIAAAIAANQVVIVAGETGSGKTTQLPKICLELGRGIRGTIGHTQPRRLAARTVAARIAEELDTPLGDAVGYTVRFTDQASDRTLVKLMTDGILLAEVQRDRRLLRYDTLIIDEAHERSLNIDFLLGYLRQLLPRRPDLKVIVTSATIEPQRFAQFFGDAPIVEVSGRTYPVEIRYRPLEVPVAADDSEDPDDPDHEVVRTELRDPTEAIIDAVAELEAEPPGDVLVFLSGEREIRDTAEALRAVTDPGHTEVLPLYARLPTAEQQKVFAPGRTARRIVLATNVAETSLTVPGIRYVVDPGTARISRYSRRTKVQRLPIEPISQASAAQRAGRSGRTAPGVCIRLYSEEDFESRPRYTDPEILRTNLAAVILQMAALGFGDVEGFGFLDPPEARSIRDGVALLQELGAFDQQAHLTDIGRRLAQIPVDPRLGRMILQADAEGCVREMLVLAAALSIPDPRERPVDKEEAARQKHARFADQHSDFISYLNLWRYLSDQRKERSGSSFRRMCRDEFLHYLRIREWQDLVGQLRGICRDIGIREGDASDEPADPARVHAALTAGLLSHIGMRDTDGRTYQGARNARFVLAPGSVLSKRPPRWVVVADLVETSRLFGRTAARIEPEAVERVAGHLVQRSYSEPHWDAERGAVMAYERVTLYGLPLVARRRVGYAQVDPEVARELFIRHALVDGDWQTKHHFFRDNARLREELAALEDRARRRDLLAGDDEIFAFYDARVPADVVSARHFDGWWRKQRHRTPDLLTMTRDDLLRNEAGAEQPDAWQAGDLSLPLTYRYEPGAADDGVTVHVPVDVLARLGGDDFAWQVPALREELLTALIKSLPKDLRRNFVPAPDTAKALLASIGPDSGPLLDAVQRELRRRTGILVPIDAFDLDKVPPHLRVTFAVEDAQGAVVSRGKDLAELRRELAAPTRQAVAATVAAGLERTGLRDWPQDLAELPRVVENLGASGHLVRGYPALVDTGAAVDIRVFATKAEQDAAMPHGSRRLLLLAGPSVAKNVERGLDTRTRLMLGANPDGSLSALIDDCAAAAAQIIVPVPVWTREGFAAARKRLTANLAQTTADVVRRVERVLSALHEVEVALPSKPTPMQADAVADIRAQLAALVPPGFVAATGAARLGDLARYLTAIGRRLERLPSAPAADRERMGRVAAVQAEYDALRQALSPARAAAADVRDIARMIEELRVSLWAQQLGTARPVSEQRIYRAIDAVSVAGSS from the coding sequence GTGCCCGATCCGTCCCCACTCGACGTGCGTGCGCTGCGTGCCCGCCTCGACGGTCTGACGATCAGCGACGCCGCGCGGCTGGAGCGGCGGCTGCGGCAGCTGCGCGAGCCCTCGGCCGAACAACTGCAGCGCCTCGCCGAGAAATTCACCGCCGGGGAGGCCCTGGTCGCCTCGCGGCTCGCCGCGGTACCGCAGATCACCTACCCGGATCTGCCCGTCAGCGAGCGTCGCGACGAGATCGCCGCGGCGATCGCGGCCAACCAGGTGGTGATCGTCGCCGGCGAGACCGGCTCCGGCAAGACCACCCAGCTGCCCAAGATCTGCCTCGAGCTCGGCCGCGGGATCCGCGGCACCATCGGCCACACCCAGCCGCGCCGGCTCGCCGCGCGCACGGTCGCGGCCCGCATCGCCGAGGAACTCGACACCCCGCTCGGGGACGCGGTCGGCTACACGGTGCGGTTCACCGACCAAGCCTCGGACCGGACCCTGGTCAAACTGATGACCGACGGGATCCTGCTCGCCGAGGTGCAACGGGACCGCAGGCTGCTGCGCTACGACACGCTGATCATCGACGAAGCACACGAGCGCAGCCTCAACATCGACTTCCTGCTCGGCTACCTTCGACAGTTGCTGCCCCGGCGGCCGGACCTGAAGGTGATCGTGACCTCGGCGACGATCGAGCCGCAGCGCTTCGCGCAGTTCTTCGGCGATGCGCCGATCGTGGAGGTCTCGGGACGCACCTATCCCGTCGAGATCCGTTACCGGCCACTGGAAGTCCCGGTCGCTGCGGACGATTCCGAGGATCCCGACGATCCCGACCACGAGGTGGTGCGCACCGAGCTGCGCGACCCGACCGAGGCGATCATCGACGCCGTCGCCGAGCTGGAGGCCGAGCCGCCCGGTGACGTGCTGGTGTTCCTGTCCGGTGAACGTGAGATCCGAGACACCGCAGAGGCTCTGCGGGCCGTGACCGACCCGGGCCACACGGAGGTGCTGCCGCTGTACGCAAGGCTACCCACGGCCGAGCAGCAGAAGGTGTTTGCACCCGGCCGGACCGCGCGGCGAATCGTGTTGGCCACCAATGTCGCCGAGACATCGTTGACGGTGCCAGGCATCCGCTACGTGGTCGATCCCGGAACCGCGCGGATCTCGCGGTACAGCCGTCGGACCAAGGTGCAGCGGCTGCCCATCGAGCCGATCTCGCAGGCGTCGGCGGCCCAGCGCGCCGGGCGCTCCGGTCGCACCGCGCCGGGGGTCTGCATCCGGCTGTACAGCGAGGAGGACTTCGAATCCCGGCCCCGCTACACCGATCCGGAGATCCTGCGCACCAATCTGGCCGCGGTAATCCTGCAGATGGCGGCGCTCGGCTTCGGCGACGTCGAGGGCTTCGGGTTTCTCGACCCGCCCGAGGCTCGCAGCATCCGCGACGGCGTCGCACTGCTGCAGGAACTCGGCGCGTTCGATCAGCAGGCCCACCTCACCGACATCGGACGCCGGCTGGCCCAGATCCCGGTCGACCCGCGTCTGGGCCGGATGATCCTGCAGGCCGACGCCGAGGGCTGTGTGCGCGAGATGCTGGTGCTGGCCGCGGCGCTGTCGATCCCGGACCCGCGGGAGCGGCCCGTCGACAAGGAGGAGGCGGCCCGGCAGAAACATGCCCGTTTCGCCGATCAGCATTCGGATTTCATCTCGTACCTGAATCTGTGGCGCTACCTGAGCGATCAGCGAAAAGAACGCTCCGGCAGCTCCTTTCGCCGGATGTGCCGCGACGAGTTCCTGCACTACCTGCGGATCCGGGAATGGCAGGACCTGGTCGGTCAGCTGCGCGGGATCTGCCGTGACATCGGCATCCGGGAGGGTGACGCCAGCGACGAGCCTGCCGACCCCGCGCGGGTGCACGCCGCGCTGACCGCCGGCCTGCTCTCGCACATCGGGATGCGTGACACCGACGGGCGCACCTACCAGGGTGCCCGCAACGCCCGGTTCGTGCTCGCCCCCGGTTCGGTGCTCAGCAAGCGCCCGCCGCGCTGGGTCGTGGTCGCCGACCTGGTCGAGACGAGCAGGTTGTTCGGCAGGACCGCGGCGCGTATCGAGCCGGAAGCGGTCGAGCGGGTGGCCGGACATCTGGTGCAGCGCAGCTACAGTGAGCCGCACTGGGACGCCGAGCGGGGTGCGGTGATGGCCTACGAGCGGGTCACCCTCTACGGCCTGCCGCTGGTGGCACGCCGCCGGGTCGGCTATGCGCAGGTCGATCCCGAGGTTGCGCGCGAACTGTTCATCCGGCACGCGCTGGTCGACGGTGACTGGCAGACCAAGCACCACTTCTTCCGCGACAACGCCAGGCTGCGTGAGGAGCTCGCCGCGCTGGAGGACCGTGCCCGCCGCCGCGACCTGCTGGCCGGCGACGACGAGATCTTCGCGTTCTACGACGCCCGCGTGCCCGCCGACGTGGTGTCGGCGCGGCACTTCGACGGGTGGTGGCGCAAGCAGCGGCACCGCACGCCGGATCTGCTCACCATGACCCGGGATGACCTGCTGCGCAACGAGGCCGGCGCCGAGCAGCCCGACGCCTGGCAGGCCGGGGACCTGTCGCTTCCGTTGACCTACCGGTACGAGCCGGGTGCAGCCGACGACGGCGTCACCGTGCATGTCCCGGTCGACGTGCTCGCGCGGCTCGGCGGCGATGACTTCGCCTGGCAGGTACCCGCGCTGCGCGAGGAATTGCTCACCGCTCTGATCAAATCGCTGCCCAAGGACCTGCGCCGCAACTTCGTCCCCGCGCCGGACACCGCCAAGGCGCTGCTCGCGTCGATCGGCCCCGACAGCGGGCCGCTACTCGATGCGGTGCAGCGCGAATTGCGGCGCCGCACCGGCATTCTCGTGCCGATCGACGCGTTCGACCTGGACAAGGTGCCGCCGCATCTGCGGGTCACGTTCGCCGTCGAGGACGCCCAGGGCGCCGTGGTGTCCCGCGGCAAGGACCTCGCGGAACTGCGCCGCGAGCTCGCCGCCCCCACCCGCCAGGCCGTCGCGGCCACCGTCGCCGCCGGGCTGGAGCGCACCGGGCTGCGGGACTGGCCGCAGGATCTGGCCGAACTGCCGCGGGTCGTCGAGAACCTAGGTGCTTCAGGGCATCTGGTGCGTGGTTACCCCGCGCTGGTGGATACCGGCGCCGCGGTGGACATCCGGGTCTTCGCCACGAAGGCCGAACAGGATGCCGCGATGCCGCACGGCAGCCGGCGGCTCTTGCTGCTCGCCGGCCCGTCGGTGGCCAAGAACGTCGAGCGCGGTCTGGATACCCGCACCCGGCTGATGCTGGGCGCCAACCCGGACGGCTCCCTGTCGGCGCTGATCGACGACTGTGCCGCAGCGGCCGCGCAGATCATCGTGCCCGTACCGGTGTGGACCAGAGAAGGATTCGCCGCTGCACGAAAACGGCTGACCGCCAACCTCGCGCAGACCACCGCCGATGTGGTGCGGCGGGTGGAGCGGGTGCTCTCGGCGCTGCACGAGGTCGAGGTCGCGCTGCCGTCGAAGCCGACGCCGATGCAGGCCGACGCCGTCGCCGACATCCGCGCGCAGCTGGCCGCTCTCGTGCCACCGGGATTCGTCGCGGCGACCGGCGCCGCGCGACTCGGGGACCTGGCCCGCTACCTGACCGCCATCGGTCGTCGGTTGGAGCGCCTGCCATCCGCTCCCGCCGCCGACCGGGAACGGATGGGTCGCGTCGCTGCGGTGCAGGCTGAGTACGACGCACTGCGGCAGGCGTTGTCGCCCGCGCGCGCGGCGGCGGCCGATGTGCGCGACATCGCCCGCATGATCGAGGAGCTGCGGGTGAGCCTGTGGGCGCAGCAGCTCGGCACCGCCCGGCCGGTCAGTGAACAGCGCATCTACCGGGCCATCGATGCGGTCAGCGTTGCCGGTTCCAGCTAG
- a CDS encoding YdiU family protein, whose product MSIALQNRFVGELPELAVQWKAEEAPQPQLLAFNEPLAVDLGLDPEWLRGPDGLGLLVGTRVPEDATPAAQAYAGHQFGGYQPRLGDGRALLVGELVDTAGQLRDLHLKGSGRTPFARGGDGLAAVGPMLREYIVSEAMHALGIPTTRALAVVATGRPVYRETALPGAVLARVAASHLRVGTFQYAAAVSTQPDHADLLRRVADHAIARHHPAAADAQQPYLALLEAVSAVQARLVAQWMLVGFIHGVMNTDNMTISGETIDYGPCAFMEAFDPATVYSSIDSWGRYAYGNQPSIALWNLARFAEALLPLLDDDTGTAIAKAEASLGGFQELYETAWTDGMRAKLGLPEASAEAVPALARDLLTQMQQSQVDHTSFYRRLATAARGDAEPVRGEFVDLAAFDEWLARWRALGPDPEAMDRVNPVYIPRNHLVEEALTAATGGDLQPLHGLLLAISAPFDERPGLQRYAEPGEKEFSSSFRTFCGT is encoded by the coding sequence GTGAGTATCGCGCTGCAGAACCGATTCGTCGGCGAGCTTCCGGAGCTGGCGGTGCAGTGGAAGGCCGAGGAAGCCCCCCAACCGCAGCTACTGGCGTTCAACGAGCCCCTGGCCGTCGACCTCGGCCTCGATCCGGAGTGGCTGCGCGGACCCGACGGACTCGGCCTGTTGGTGGGCACCCGCGTCCCGGAGGACGCGACACCGGCCGCCCAGGCCTACGCCGGTCACCAGTTCGGCGGATACCAACCGCGGCTGGGTGACGGGCGCGCGCTGCTGGTCGGCGAGCTCGTCGACACCGCCGGGCAGCTGCGCGACCTGCACCTGAAGGGTTCGGGCCGGACACCGTTCGCGCGGGGCGGTGACGGGTTGGCCGCGGTCGGGCCGATGCTGCGCGAGTACATCGTCAGCGAGGCGATGCACGCGCTGGGCATCCCGACGACACGCGCGCTGGCGGTGGTCGCGACCGGCCGGCCGGTGTACCGCGAGACCGCGCTGCCGGGCGCGGTCCTGGCACGGGTCGCCGCGAGCCACCTGAGGGTCGGCACGTTCCAGTACGCGGCGGCGGTCTCCACGCAGCCGGACCATGCGGATCTGCTGCGCCGTGTCGCCGACCACGCCATCGCGCGGCACCACCCCGCGGCGGCCGACGCGCAACAGCCCTACCTCGCCCTGCTGGAAGCGGTCAGCGCGGTGCAGGCGCGGCTGGTGGCGCAGTGGATGCTGGTCGGATTCATTCACGGCGTGATGAACACCGACAACATGACGATCTCGGGCGAGACCATCGATTACGGACCGTGCGCGTTCATGGAGGCGTTCGACCCGGCGACGGTGTACAGCTCCATCGACAGCTGGGGTCGCTACGCGTACGGCAACCAGCCGTCGATCGCTCTGTGGAACCTCGCGCGGTTCGCCGAGGCGCTGCTGCCGCTGCTCGACGACGACACCGGCACGGCGATCGCGAAGGCCGAGGCGTCGCTGGGCGGATTCCAGGAGCTTTACGAGACAGCGTGGACCGACGGCATGCGGGCCAAGCTCGGGCTGCCCGAGGCCTCAGCCGAAGCGGTACCGGCGCTGGCGCGGGATCTGCTGACTCAGATGCAGCAGAGCCAGGTGGACCACACATCGTTCTACCGCCGGTTGGCGACGGCGGCCCGCGGAGACGCCGAGCCGGTGCGCGGGGAGTTCGTCGATCTCGCCGCGTTCGACGAATGGCTGGCGCGCTGGCGGGCGTTGGGGCCGGATCCCGAGGCGATGGACCGAGTCAATCCGGTGTACATCCCTCGCAACCATCTGGTCGAGGAGGCCTTGACGGCGGCCACCGGCGGCGACCTGCAACCGTTGCACGGGCTGCTCTTGGCCATCAGCGCACCGTTCGACGAGCGTCCCGGCTTGCAGCGCTACGCCGAGCCCGGCGAGAAGGAGTTCAGCTCCTCGTTCCGAACTTTCTGTGGAACGTGA